A part of Prolixibacteraceae bacterium genomic DNA contains:
- a CDS encoding cysteine desulfurase, with amino-acid sequence MSFDVQEFRSHFPILDQEIYPKKNLVYFDNAATTQKPKCVSETVEHYMMKVNGNIHRGTHRMASEATVAYEAVRDQVCSFINAASREEIIFTKGTTESINLVASSLGEMCIHSGDEIIVSEMEHHANIVPWQMLCQRKGATLKVIPFNDKGELMLEVYESLLSDKTKIVSVNHASNALGTINPIEYIIEKAHERGAYVLIDGAQGIAHCDVDVQKLDCDFYAFSGHKIYGPTGTGVLYGKKNILEQMPPFMTGGEMIETVTFKETTFNVLPYKFEPGTPNYTDIIGLGAAIGFVETYGKANMVAWEEELYRYAISKLSQIEGIRFFGESENKVGIISFAIDGVHHFDLGTLLDQLGFAVRTGRLCVDPIMDHFEMQGMTRAALSPYNTKEEIDAFYNALLRLQQMFV; translated from the coding sequence ATGAGTTTTGATGTTCAAGAATTCAGAAGTCATTTTCCAATCTTAGATCAGGAAATCTATCCAAAGAAAAACCTTGTCTATTTTGATAATGCCGCTACCACTCAGAAGCCTAAATGTGTGTCTGAAACCGTAGAGCATTATATGATGAAGGTGAATGGAAATATTCATAGAGGAACACATCGAATGGCATCAGAGGCGACGGTGGCATATGAGGCTGTTAGAGATCAAGTATGTTCTTTTATAAATGCGGCGTCGAGGGAAGAGATCATCTTTACCAAAGGTACTACAGAATCGATTAATTTAGTAGCATCATCATTAGGTGAAATGTGTATTCATTCTGGAGATGAGATTATCGTTTCAGAGATGGAGCATCATGCAAATATTGTTCCTTGGCAGATGTTATGTCAAAGAAAAGGCGCGACATTAAAGGTTATTCCTTTTAATGATAAAGGAGAATTGATGTTAGAGGTGTATGAATCATTGTTAAGTGATAAAACAAAGATCGTTTCAGTGAATCATGCATCCAATGCTTTGGGTACAATTAATCCAATAGAATATATCATAGAGAAAGCTCATGAGAGAGGTGCTTATGTGCTAATTGATGGAGCCCAAGGTATTGCTCATTGTGATGTGGATGTACAGAAACTTGATTGTGATTTTTATGCTTTTTCTGGTCATAAGATATATGGACCTACGGGAACAGGTGTGCTTTATGGTAAGAAAAATATTTTAGAGCAGATGCCGCCATTTATGACGGGAGGTGAAATGATTGAAACTGTTACTTTTAAAGAGACAACTTTCAATGTTCTTCCTTATAAGTTTGAACCAGGTACCCCCAATTATACTGATATTATTGGTTTAGGTGCAGCTATTGGTTTTGTAGAGACTTATGGTAAAGCAAATATGGTTGCATGGGAAGAGGAGTTGTATCGTTATGCTATCTCTAAGTTAAGTCAGATAGAGGGTATTCGCTTCTTTGGCGAGTCTGAGAACAAAGTAGGTATAATCTCTTTTGCAATTGATGGTGTACATCATTTTGACTTAGGCACATTACTTGATCAGCTTGGTTTTGCAGTACGTACTGGTCGTTTATGTGTAGATCCAATAATGGATCATTTTGAAATGCAGGGAATGACTAGAGCCGCACTTTCACCATATAATACCAAAGAGGAAATAGATGCTTTCTATAATGCTCTGTTACGTTTGCAGCAGATGTTTGTTTAG
- the sufD gene encoding Fe-S cluster assembly protein SufD has protein sequence MSDKNAINNATTALETLFLEKRDAIANNAPAFLNERRGCALESFLTQGVPSKKVENYKYTNLVEVFDKPWDIIASKDDANIDIEEVFECDVPDLDTFTILMVNGWYYPKNNLEALPEGVTVCSLQDALNQHKELVEEVLCRYTDNAKDPVLALNGMFAQDGLFVHIAKNVVLERPLQVINLLNGDSDRMCSQRNVVLLEQGSQAKIAVCDHTLSSNAFVFNNMTEVLLKENASLDIYNVQNQNNQTINLSGLNIEQQSNSNVLTHAVVLHGGVIRNNLTINLNGENANAKMYGISVADQEQHVDNFTTIYHSKPHCTSNQVYKNVMSGNSEGVFTGCIHVLPYAEKTAAFQQNNSLLLTDSAQMNAKPQLIIDNDDVKCSHGATVGQIDEEALFYLRTRGIGEDEARLMMIFAFAHDVLSNLRIEPLRDRIDQLLERRLRGEDSPCDSCAIECNS, from the coding sequence ATGAGCGATAAAAATGCTATAAATAATGCAACCACTGCACTTGAAACTCTTTTTTTAGAGAAAAGGGATGCTATTGCTAATAATGCTCCTGCTTTTCTTAATGAGAGACGAGGTTGTGCTTTGGAGAGTTTTCTTACTCAAGGTGTTCCTTCAAAAAAGGTGGAAAACTATAAGTATACTAACTTAGTTGAAGTTTTTGATAAGCCTTGGGATATTATCGCTTCTAAAGATGATGCCAATATTGATATTGAAGAAGTCTTTGAGTGTGATGTTCCTGATCTAGATACTTTTACCATTTTAATGGTAAATGGTTGGTACTATCCTAAGAATAATTTAGAGGCTTTGCCTGAGGGAGTTACTGTATGTAGCTTGCAGGATGCGCTAAATCAGCATAAAGAGTTGGTTGAAGAGGTTCTGTGTCGTTATACAGATAATGCAAAGGATCCTGTGCTAGCATTGAATGGTATGTTTGCCCAAGATGGTCTTTTTGTTCACATAGCAAAGAATGTGGTGCTAGAACGTCCATTACAGGTTATTAATTTGTTGAATGGTGATTCTGATAGAATGTGTTCACAGAGAAATGTGGTACTCTTAGAGCAAGGAAGTCAGGCTAAAATTGCTGTTTGTGACCATACTTTGTCTAGCAATGCTTTTGTTTTCAATAATATGACAGAGGTTTTGTTGAAAGAGAATGCATCATTGGATATTTATAATGTTCAGAATCAAAATAATCAAACTATCAATCTAAGTGGTTTGAATATTGAGCAGCAGTCAAACAGTAATGTGCTGACTCATGCTGTAGTACTTCATGGAGGTGTTATTCGCAATAACTTGACCATTAACTTGAATGGGGAGAATGCGAATGCTAAGATGTATGGTATTTCGGTTGCCGATCAAGAACAGCATGTGGATAATTTCACTACGATATATCATAGTAAGCCTCACTGTACTAGTAATCAGGTGTACAAGAATGTGATGTCAGGGAACTCTGAAGGAGTATTTACTGGTTGTATTCACGTGTTGCCTTATGCAGAGAAAACAGCAGCTTTTCAACAAAATAATAGTTTGTTGTTGACAGATAGCGCTCAGATGAATGCGAAGCCCCAACTGATTATTGATAATGACGATGTGAAATGTAGTCATGGTGCTACTGTTGGTCAAATTGATGAAGAGGCTCTATTTTATCTTAGAACAAGAGGTATTGGTGAAGATGAGGCTCGTTTAATGATGATTTTTGCTTTTGCACATGATGTTCTTTCGAATTTACGAATAGAACCTTTACGTGATCGTATTGATCAGTTGTTAGAGAGGAGACTTCGTGGGGAAGATTCTCCATGTGATTCATGTGCGATTGAGTGTAATTCATAG
- the sufC gene encoding Fe-S cluster assembly ATPase SufC, whose amino-acid sequence MLKIKDLQASVEGKQILNGLNLEVKPGEVHAIMGPNGAGKSTLANVLSGNDKYEIIGGSVDFGGKDLLDLSPEDRSREGLFLSFQYPVEIPGVSMVNFLKTAVNEHRKYRSLPPLKAGDFLKMMREKKDLVHIDSTLTNRSVNEGFSGGEKKKNEIFQMAMLQPKLSILDETDSGLDIDALRVVANGVNALKTKDNATIVVTHYQRLLDYIVPDYVHILYKGRIVKTAGKELALELEEKGYDWIKEEMGE is encoded by the coding sequence ATGCTAAAAATAAAAGACCTTCAAGCTTCGGTAGAAGGAAAACAGATATTAAATGGTCTAAATCTAGAAGTTAAACCTGGAGAGGTACACGCCATTATGGGACCAAATGGTGCAGGTAAATCAACATTGGCTAATGTTTTGTCTGGAAATGACAAATATGAGATTATCGGTGGATCTGTTGATTTTGGAGGAAAAGATCTATTGGATCTTTCGCCAGAGGATAGGTCAAGAGAGGGCCTGTTTCTTAGTTTCCAATATCCGGTAGAGATTCCAGGTGTGAGTATGGTTAACTTCTTAAAGACGGCAGTAAACGAGCATCGTAAATATCGTAGTTTGCCACCTTTGAAGGCTGGTGATTTCTTGAAGATGATGCGAGAGAAGAAAGATTTAGTTCATATCGATTCGACTCTAACTAACCGTTCTGTAAACGAAGGTTTTTCTGGAGGAGAGAAGAAAAAGAATGAGATCTTTCAGATGGCTATGTTGCAGCCAAAACTATCTATCCTAGATGAAACAGATTCAGGTCTCGATATTGATGCATTGCGAGTGGTTGCCAATGGTGTGAATGCACTTAAGACGAAAGATAATGCTACCATCGTTGTAACTCACTACCAGCGTCTTCTTGACTACATCGTTCCTGATTATGTACATATCTTGTATAAAGGTCGTATTGTGAAGACTGCAGGAAAAGAGTTGGCATTAGAACTAGAAGAGAAAGGATACGATTGGATTAAAGAAGAGATGGGGGAATAA
- the sufB gene encoding Fe-S cluster assembly protein SufB has product MGDQDKLLNEVTQREYQYGFVSDIETETIAKGLNEDVIRLISSKKKEPKFMLDFRLKAYRYWQKMEMPKWAHLNIPEIDFQDIIYYAAPKSTPKYESLDEVDPELLATFDKLGIPLQEQKQLTGVAVDAVIDSVSVKTTFKETLSEKGIIFCSFSEAVLEHPDLIQKYLGKAVPYTDNYFAALNSAVFSDGSFCYIPKGVRCPMELSTYFRINASNTGQFERTLIVAEDDSYVSYLEGCTAPQRDENQLHAAIVEIIAEAGAEVKYSTVQNWYPGDKNGKGGIFNFVTKRGICKGNRSKLLWNQVETGSAVTWKYPSCVLIGDDTVAEFNSVALTNNYQQADTGTKMIHIGKNSKSTIVSKGISAGKSSNAYRGLVKVGKKANNARNFSQCDSLLLGNQCGAHTFPYVEVANNTAVVEHEATTSKIGEDQIFYCNQRGISTEDAIGMIVNGYAKEVINKLPMEFAVEAQRLLEISLEGSVG; this is encoded by the coding sequence ATGGGAGATCAAGATAAGTTACTTAACGAAGTTACGCAGAGGGAATATCAATATGGTTTTGTCTCAGATATTGAGACGGAGACAATTGCGAAAGGCCTTAATGAAGATGTGATTCGCCTTATCTCTTCAAAGAAGAAAGAGCCGAAGTTTATGTTGGATTTTCGATTGAAGGCATATCGTTATTGGCAGAAGATGGAGATGCCTAAATGGGCTCATCTTAACATACCAGAGATAGACTTTCAAGATATAATTTACTACGCTGCACCAAAGAGTACACCTAAATATGAGAGCTTGGATGAAGTGGATCCAGAGCTTTTGGCCACTTTTGACAAATTAGGGATACCTTTGCAAGAACAGAAGCAACTCACCGGAGTTGCTGTCGATGCTGTTATCGATAGTGTATCGGTGAAAACGACTTTTAAAGAGACGCTTTCAGAGAAAGGAATAATATTTTGTTCTTTTAGTGAAGCCGTTTTAGAACATCCAGACCTAATACAAAAATACCTAGGTAAAGCGGTCCCTTATACGGACAACTATTTTGCGGCATTAAATTCAGCCGTTTTTAGTGATGGGTCATTCTGTTACATCCCTAAAGGGGTAAGGTGTCCTATGGAGCTATCTACATATTTCCGTATTAATGCATCAAATACTGGGCAGTTTGAACGTACTTTGATTGTTGCAGAGGATGATTCGTATGTTTCGTATTTGGAGGGGTGTACCGCTCCTCAGAGAGATGAGAATCAACTTCACGCTGCTATTGTGGAGATTATTGCTGAGGCAGGAGCTGAAGTTAAATATAGTACGGTTCAAAACTGGTATCCTGGAGATAAGAATGGAAAAGGTGGAATCTTTAACTTTGTTACCAAAAGAGGTATCTGTAAAGGAAATAGATCAAAGCTTCTTTGGAATCAGGTGGAAACAGGATCGGCTGTAACATGGAAATATCCAAGTTGTGTATTGATAGGAGATGATACGGTTGCTGAATTTAACTCCGTAGCATTGACCAATAATTACCAGCAAGCAGATACTGGTACCAAAATGATACATATTGGAAAGAACTCAAAGAGTACAATTGTATCTAAAGGTATCTCTGCAGGAAAATCAAGCAATGCATATAGAGGATTGGTTAAAGTAGGAAAGAAGGCAAATAATGCAAGAAATTTCTCGCAATGTGATTCTTTACTATTGGGTAACCAATGTGGAGCGCATACTTTCCCATACGTTGAAGTGGCAAACAATACTGCGGTTGTAGAACATGAAGCTACCACTTCAAAAATTGGAGAAGATCAAATCTTTTATTGTAACCAACGTGGAATTTCCACGGAAGACGCAATTGGTATGATCGTAAATGGATATGCCAAAGAGGTGATTAATAAACTACCAATGGAATTCGCTGTTGAAGCACAACGTCTTCTTGAGATTAGTTTAGAAGGTAGTGTAGGCTAA
- the thiL gene encoding thiamine-phosphate kinase, with product MSNQKTELSELGEFGLIKHLTNKIEIKNDSTIKGVGDDCAVLNYPKNKIVVTTDMLTEGIHFNLMYVPLKHLGYKAITVNLSDVYAMNAKPKQVTVSLALSSKFSLEAIEQLYQGIHLACQRYGVDLVGGDTTSSLTGLTISVTAIGEVEEDKVVYRTGAKPGNLLCVSGDLGGAYMGLQLLERENEVFKVDPNMQPEFKEFDYLLERQLKPEPRMDIIKMFEDYEICPTSMIDISDGLSSEVLHLCEQSEVGCRVYEDKIPYHPNTQDLAQEMNMNPIVAALNGGEDYELLFTMDIKDYDKIKNNPSISVLGHITEKEEGANLVTAGMGKFIPLEAQGWNPMMNKRDTE from the coding sequence ATGAGCAATCAAAAAACGGAGTTATCCGAGCTTGGAGAATTTGGTCTAATTAAACATTTGACCAATAAAATCGAGATAAAGAACGACAGTACCATTAAAGGCGTTGGTGACGACTGTGCAGTTCTTAATTACCCAAAGAATAAGATAGTTGTAACCACAGATATGCTTACAGAGGGGATTCATTTCAACCTAATGTATGTCCCATTGAAGCATCTAGGATACAAAGCAATTACAGTGAACCTTTCTGATGTTTATGCAATGAATGCTAAACCAAAACAGGTGACTGTATCCCTTGCATTATCGTCTAAATTCTCTTTAGAGGCGATAGAGCAACTCTATCAGGGTATACACTTAGCATGTCAAAGATATGGGGTAGATCTTGTTGGTGGAGACACCACTTCTTCTCTTACAGGACTGACCATTTCAGTCACAGCTATTGGAGAAGTAGAAGAGGATAAAGTAGTTTACAGAACAGGAGCAAAACCTGGCAATCTTCTATGTGTTTCAGGTGATCTTGGAGGGGCTTACATGGGGCTTCAACTATTAGAAAGAGAGAACGAAGTTTTCAAAGTTGATCCTAACATGCAACCAGAATTCAAAGAGTTTGACTACCTCTTAGAGCGCCAGTTAAAACCTGAACCTCGAATGGATATTATTAAGATGTTTGAAGACTACGAAATCTGTCCAACATCAATGATCGATATTTCAGATGGACTTTCATCTGAAGTCCTTCACCTTTGTGAACAATCTGAAGTGGGATGTAGGGTTTACGAAGATAAGATCCCGTATCATCCAAACACACAAGATCTAGCACAAGAGATGAATATGAATCCTATTGTAGCTGCATTAAATGGAGGGGAAGACTATGAACTACTTTTCACCATGGACATAAAAGACTATGACAAGATCAAAAACAACCCTTCAATCTCCGTACTAGGTCATATTACAGAGAAAGAAGAAGGAGCAAACCTTGTTACTGCTGGAATGGGCAAATTCATTCCTCTTGAAGCACAAGGGTGGAATCCAATGATGAACAAGAGAGACACAGAATAA
- a CDS encoding response regulator transcription factor: MEQKTRILLAEDDENLGLLLKEYLVAKGYDTDLFEDGEAAYHGFMKSKYSLCIFDVMMPKKDGFSLAKDIRMVNADIPIIFLTAKNLKEDVLEGFKIGADDYMTKPFSMEELIFRIEAILRRISQENQESAQTVFKLGNLSFDSRKQTLTNQLSEEVTKLTTKESDLLRLLCVNANKVLERNFALKTIWVDDNYFNARSMDVYITKLRKHLKQEPSVEIINVHGKGYKLIV; this comes from the coding sequence ATGGAACAAAAGACACGCATTTTACTAGCAGAGGATGACGAAAATTTAGGTCTATTGCTTAAAGAGTATCTTGTAGCCAAGGGGTACGATACAGATTTATTTGAAGATGGCGAGGCAGCATATCACGGTTTTATGAAGAGCAAATATAGTCTTTGTATTTTTGATGTGATGATGCCAAAGAAAGATGGTTTCTCGTTAGCAAAAGATATTCGTATGGTAAATGCGGATATTCCAATTATTTTCTTGACAGCGAAAAATCTTAAAGAGGATGTTCTTGAAGGGTTTAAGATTGGTGCTGACGATTATATGACGAAGCCATTTAGTATGGAAGAGTTAATTTTCCGTATTGAAGCTATCTTAAGACGTATCTCTCAAGAGAACCAAGAGTCTGCACAAACAGTATTTAAGTTAGGAAACCTTAGTTTTGATTCACGTAAACAGACACTGACAAATCAGTTGAGTGAGGAAGTGACTAAATTGACAACAAAGGAATCTGATCTTTTACGTCTATTGTGTGTTAATGCGAATAAAGTTCTTGAACGTAATTTTGCATTGAAGACTATTTGGGTTGATGATAATTATTTCAACGCACGTAGCATGGATGTTTATATCACAAAACTACGTAAGCACTTAAAGCAGGAGCCTAGTGTTGAAATTATTAATGTTCACGGAAAAGGATATAAGCTTATTGTATAA
- a CDS encoding HAMP domain-containing histidine kinase translates to MNKRFVYILGGVMAVVVVLLILVQFMSVRSNVELKEGYFHNLVNSTLVNVVRRLENDEIKKSLSFESLETFESVIMMADSSKIVILDTLRYEDPDLNPSKEHWLQALDSSSVSKLDMNRRLQLEDRPILDRIDTTILRSIIYQELHNNGIHAKFLCAIKTRYTGYNSYVWRSEGYNSKGYGEETIMLFPGDIHPKAYVLAIYFPDKVDYIRNQIGKFILPSILLTSIVLLVFILTLNVILRQKKVSQIKNDFINNMTHELKTPISTISLASQMLKDTSFEHSKSSVGHISKVIFDESKRLSHQVEKVLQMAVFNEGKLKLIFNELKVNDIVYQVTENFGFRFNKEEGSLDVDLQATFDRVKADEVHFSNVIFNLLDNACKYSGGISKIEVRTYNVDNNIVVEIKDFGIGIAKEHVKQIFDRFYRVPTGNVHDVKGFGLGLSYVQKVVHEHSGTIKVESVLGKGTTFKIYLPAKK, encoded by the coding sequence ATGAATAAAAGGTTTGTATACATATTAGGTGGTGTAATGGCCGTAGTGGTAGTTCTACTTATACTAGTCCAGTTTATGTCTGTGAGAAGTAATGTAGAGCTAAAGGAGGGGTATTTCCATAATCTGGTTAATAGTACTCTAGTCAATGTTGTTAGGCGATTAGAGAATGATGAGATCAAAAAGAGCTTGTCTTTCGAGTCGCTGGAGACCTTTGAGTCTGTAATCATGATGGCAGACTCAAGTAAGATTGTGATTTTGGATACCCTACGCTATGAAGATCCCGATTTAAATCCCAGCAAAGAGCATTGGTTACAGGCATTAGATTCGAGTAGTGTTTCTAAACTGGACATGAATCGAAGGTTACAACTAGAGGATCGTCCTATATTGGATCGTATCGACACTACTATTCTACGTTCGATCATTTATCAGGAGTTACATAATAATGGTATTCATGCCAAGTTCTTATGTGCGATAAAAACACGCTACACTGGCTATAACAGTTATGTGTGGAGATCTGAAGGGTATAATAGTAAAGGTTATGGAGAAGAGACCATCATGTTATTTCCAGGAGATATTCATCCGAAGGCATATGTATTGGCCATCTATTTTCCGGATAAGGTTGATTATATTCGGAACCAGATCGGAAAATTTATACTACCATCTATTTTACTTACCTCTATCGTTCTATTGGTTTTTATACTGACTTTAAATGTGATTCTTCGGCAGAAGAAGGTGTCACAAATAAAGAATGATTTTATTAATAATATGACCCATGAGTTAAAAACCCCGATATCGACAATTTCTTTGGCTTCTCAAATGTTGAAAGACACCAGTTTTGAGCATTCAAAGTCTTCTGTTGGTCATATCTCGAAGGTTATTTTCGATGAAAGTAAGCGCCTAAGTCATCAAGTGGAAAAGGTTTTGCAGATGGCTGTTTTTAATGAAGGTAAATTAAAGTTAATTTTTAATGAACTAAAAGTAAATGATATTGTTTATCAAGTAACAGAGAATTTTGGTTTCCGTTTTAATAAAGAGGAAGGATCATTGGATGTTGATTTGCAAGCGACTTTTGATCGGGTCAAAGCTGACGAGGTTCATTTCTCTAATGTGATATTTAATTTATTAGATAATGCATGTAAATATAGTGGGGGAATATCAAAAATTGAAGTTCGAACTTACAATGTTGATAACAATATTGTTGTTGAGATCAAAGATTTTGGCATAGGAATTGCTAAAGAACATGTAAAGCAGATTTTTGATCGTTTTTATAGAGTCCCAACAGGTAATGTACATGATGTAAAAGGTTTTGGTTTAGGCCTTAGTTATGTTCAGAAAGTAGTACACGAACATTCAGGTACTATAAAAGTAGAAAGTGTTTTGGGGAAAGGGACAACGTTTAAGATTTATCTACCGGCAAAAAAATAG
- the rnc gene encoding ribonuclease III produces MAFIHKSASKTDLRGFPVNNERLEYLGDAILGAVVADYLFKRFPNKDEGFLTQMRSKLVNRSFLTKLTFQTGLDRYVESTTNSKNETSHIYGDAFEALIGALYLDKGYEITQRVIVQNIIRKYVNIDEVQEVNTNFKSQLIEWGQKNKVSVEFETREEPRQQTGLPPFVAVVKIDGQKRGNGRGFSKKEAQQHAAKNAYEKMNSKNI; encoded by the coding sequence ATGGCCTTCATACACAAATCTGCATCAAAGACAGATTTAAGAGGGTTCCCTGTAAATAATGAGCGACTAGAATATCTAGGCGATGCGATTTTAGGGGCGGTAGTTGCCGACTATTTATTTAAGAGATTTCCCAATAAAGATGAGGGTTTTCTAACTCAGATGCGATCTAAGTTAGTGAATCGCTCTTTTTTAACAAAGCTAACGTTTCAGACGGGATTGGATCGATATGTTGAATCGACCACTAATTCAAAGAATGAAACGAGCCATATTTATGGGGACGCTTTTGAAGCACTTATTGGAGCACTTTATTTGGATAAAGGCTATGAGATTACCCAAAGAGTAATCGTGCAAAATATTATCCGAAAGTATGTCAATATTGATGAGGTACAGGAGGTTAACACAAATTTCAAGAGCCAGCTTATCGAGTGGGGACAAAAAAATAAAGTCTCTGTAGAGTTCGAAACCCGAGAAGAGCCTAGACAACAAACAGGCCTTCCACCATTTGTTGCAGTCGTAAAAATAGATGGACAAAAGCGAGGTAATGGAAGAGGTTTTTCGAAGAAAGAAGCACAGCAGCATGCTGCAAAGAATGCTTATGAAAAGATGAATTCCAAGAACATATAA
- the fabF gene encoding beta-ketoacyl-ACP synthase II: MELKRVVVTGLGTINPLGKSIEEYWEGLKNGVSGAGPITRFDSSKFKTHFACEVKDYNPTDYLDRKEVRKHDLYAQFAYIASDQAIEDSGLDLENVNKDRAGIIWGAGIGGLDTFYNEVTAFNSRPESPKFSPFFIPKMIANIACGNISIKYGFRGPNLTTVTACASSSHAIYDAANLIRLGKADVLIAGGSEAAINKAGIGGFNAMRAISTRNDDPKTASRPFDKDRDGFVMSEGGAALILEEYEHAVARGAKIYAEVAGVGMSADAYHMTAPDPNGGGAALCMRLALEDANMSVNDIDYINVHGTSTGLGDIAEPKAIKEVFGDKIYDVSISSTKSMTGHLLGAAGAVEAIAGILAMQNNIVPPTINQFELDPEVDPNIDFTFNQAKEREVNAFLSNTFGFGGHNATLIFKKMN; encoded by the coding sequence ATGGAATTGAAACGAGTAGTAGTCACTGGACTAGGAACAATCAACCCACTCGGAAAGAGCATTGAAGAATACTGGGAAGGATTAAAAAATGGGGTCAGTGGTGCTGGTCCCATTACCAGATTTGATTCTTCAAAGTTCAAAACTCATTTTGCTTGTGAGGTTAAGGACTATAATCCAACGGATTATCTTGACCGTAAAGAGGTACGTAAGCACGATTTGTATGCACAATTCGCTTACATCGCTTCTGATCAGGCAATCGAGGACAGTGGTCTTGATTTAGAAAACGTTAATAAGGATAGAGCCGGAATTATCTGGGGTGCTGGTATTGGAGGTTTGGACACTTTTTATAATGAAGTGACCGCATTCAATTCGAGACCAGAGTCTCCAAAATTCTCTCCTTTCTTTATTCCTAAGATGATTGCAAATATTGCTTGTGGTAATATTTCAATCAAATATGGTTTTAGAGGACCAAACTTAACAACTGTTACAGCTTGTGCTTCTTCATCTCATGCAATTTATGATGCAGCGAACCTTATCCGTTTGGGTAAAGCCGATGTGTTGATTGCAGGTGGTTCTGAGGCAGCAATTAATAAAGCTGGTATCGGTGGATTTAATGCAATGAGAGCAATCTCAACACGTAACGATGATCCTAAAACCGCCTCTCGTCCTTTTGATAAGGATCGTGATGGTTTTGTGATGAGCGAAGGTGGTGCTGCACTTATTCTTGAAGAGTATGAGCACGCTGTTGCACGTGGTGCTAAGATCTATGCTGAAGTAGCAGGTGTTGGTATGAGTGCAGATGCATATCATATGACTGCCCCAGATCCAAATGGAGGTGGAGCTGCATTATGTATGCGTTTAGCCCTAGAAGATGCTAATATGAGTGTAAATGATATAGATTATATCAACGTTCATGGAACATCTACAGGATTAGGAGATATCGCGGAACCTAAGGCGATCAAAGAAGTATTTGGTGATAAGATTTATGATGTTAGCATCAGTTCTACCAAATCGATGACAGGTCACTTATTAGGAGCTGCGGGAGCAGTAGAAGCAATTGCTGGAATTTTAGCAATGCAAAATAACATTGTTCCTCCAACAATCAACCAATTTGAATTAGATCCAGAAGTGGATCCAAATATTGATTTTACATTCAATCAGGCGAAAGAGCGTGAGGTAAATGCATTCTTGAGTAACACTTTTGGATTTGGAGGTCACAATGCGACTTTAATATTCAAAAAAATGAATTAA
- a CDS encoding acyl carrier protein translates to MSDISAKVKEIIVEKLGVDESEVTLEASFTNDLGADSLDTVELIMEFEKEFDIEIADDQAEKIGTVGEAISHIEEAKK, encoded by the coding sequence ATGTCTGACATTTCAGCAAAAGTAAAAGAAATTATCGTAGAAAAATTGGGTGTTGACGAAAGCGAAGTAACACTAGAAGCTTCATTCACAAACGATCTTGGAGCTGACTCTTTAGATACTGTTGAGTTGATCATGGAATTCGAAAAAGAATTCGATATTGAGATCGCAGACGATCAAGCTGAAAAGATCGGTACAGTAGGTGAAGCGATTTCTCACATTGAAGAAGCTAAGAAGTAA
- a CDS encoding phosphoribosylglycinamide formyltransferase gives MKQISIFASGTGSNAKNIIEYFRNDPNTNINLIICNNENAGVLDIASQEDIPVILIKRSELESPSNLITILKNRKIDLIVLAGFLLKIPSVLTTTFPIINIHPALLPKYGGKGMYGKHVHQAVLENRDKVSGITIHHVNEVYDKGEILLQKEVEIENLETAQSLQEKIHKLEHHYYPLVIKEILEQM, from the coding sequence ATGAAACAAATATCAATATTCGCCTCTGGAACGGGATCTAATGCTAAAAATATAATTGAGTATTTTAGGAATGATCCCAACACAAACATTAACTTAATTATTTGCAATAATGAGAATGCGGGAGTCCTTGACATCGCCAGCCAAGAGGATATACCCGTGATACTCATTAAAAGAAGTGAACTTGAAAGTCCATCGAACTTAATCACCATTTTAAAAAATCGAAAAATTGACTTAATTGTTCTTGCTGGATTTCTTCTTAAAATACCTTCAGTGCTCACAACAACTTTTCCTATTATTAATATACACCCTGCACTGCTACCTAAATATGGTGGAAAAGGAATGTATGGAAAACATGTTCATCAAGCAGTTCTTGAAAATAGAGATAAAGTTAGTGGGATAACAATTCACCATGTAAATGAAGTCTACGACAAAGGGGAGATACTTCTACAAAAAGAGGTAGAGATTGAAAACCTTGAAACAGCTCAATCGCTACAAGAAAAGATACATAAATTGGAACATCACTACTACCCTTTAGTCATAAAGGAAATCCTCGAGCAAATGTAA